In the genome of Cyanobacteriota bacterium, one region contains:
- a CDS encoding tetratricopeptide repeat protein: protein MHEFNNCQHRDRFWNHDATAWNVPDGDRRYFSDEIASLDAVLIKRRDNYQLWSRRGDLLMAFYRYEEAILSYERALMLKPSLAEVWYHRGMALVQLGRHQEAIASFDEAITVNPTYQPAWLQRAIARCQLDDHEAAIADYDQAVLLDVKDAYAWQRRGSALFVLGRYEQAVASLDKALRLQPGCYEAWYARADSLYLLGRHDEAIASYRRMLILRPTYMGWIALGNYLQSLGHVQEAIDCLDRALELGQGIHADCCDLWHRRGQLLERLNQFDEAIASYDQAICLNPDFCVAWASRGMALFTLKRYEEAIASCDRTLHLSDNHYGAQFTRSSALFCLGHYHAAVSGFNHLLHNYPKDALVWRLRGKALLELDDYDQALVSYNYSIRFQPNSPEAWLERAVVLAHLDRMEAAIASCDRALRLQPHNPRGLHIRQLLVVNCAR, encoded by the coding sequence ATGCATGAGTTTAATAATTGTCAGCACCGCGATAGGTTTTGGAATCATGATGCTACTGCTTGGAATGTGCCCGATGGGGATCGTCGGTACTTTTCGGATGAAATCGCCTCCTTGGATGCTGTGTTGATCAAGCGGCGAGATAATTATCAACTTTGGAGTCGGCGTGGTGATCTGTTGATGGCTTTTTATCGCTATGAGGAGGCTATCCTCAGCTATGAACGTGCCCTGATGCTGAAACCATCATTGGCAGAGGTTTGGTATCACCGGGGGATGGCTTTGGTGCAGCTAGGGCGACATCAGGAGGCGATCGCGTCGTTTGACGAGGCAATCACCGTGAATCCGACTTATCAACCTGCGTGGCTACAGCGTGCCATTGCGCGATGTCAGCTAGATGACCATGAAGCAGCGATCGCTGACTATGACCAAGCTGTGTTACTGGATGTCAAGGATGCTTACGCTTGGCAGCGGCGAGGTTCAGCGTTATTCGTATTGGGGCGCTATGAGCAGGCTGTTGCTAGTCTGGATAAGGCGCTGCGTCTGCAACCGGGTTGTTATGAAGCGTGGTATGCCCGTGCAGACAGCCTTTATTTGCTAGGACGACACGATGAAGCTATCGCTAGCTATCGCCGCATGTTAATCTTACGCCCGACTTACATGGGTTGGATTGCCCTTGGCAACTATCTCCAGTCATTAGGGCATGTGCAGGAGGCGATCGACTGTCTGGATCGAGCCTTGGAACTAGGTCAGGGCATCCATGCCGACTGCTGTGACCTGTGGCATCGGCGTGGCCAGTTGTTAGAGCGTCTGAACCAGTTTGACGAGGCAATCGCCAGCTACGACCAAGCAATTTGCCTAAACCCAGACTTCTGTGTAGCTTGGGCTAGCCGAGGCATGGCGCTGTTTACCCTTAAACGCTATGAGGAAGCGATCGCGAGTTGCGATCGCACCTTACATCTCAGCGATAACCACTATGGAGCACAGTTCACCCGTAGTAGTGCTCTGTTTTGTCTGGGGCACTACCATGCTGCTGTTTCTGGGTTTAACCACCTACTGCACAACTATCCTAAAGATGCCTTGGTTTGGCGGTTACGTGGCAAAGCCCTACTAGAGTTAGATGACTACGACCAGGCGCTGGTTAGCTACAACTACAGCATTCGCTTTCAGCCCAATAGCCCTGAGGCATGGCTAGAAAGAGCCGTAGTCCTAGCTCACCTAGATCGTATGGAAGCCGCTATCGCCAGTTGCGATCGTGCCCTCCGCCTCCAACCCCACAATCCCAGGGGCCTCCATATTCGACAGTTGTTAGTTGTAAACTGTGCTAGGTAA